A section of the Acropora muricata isolate sample 2 chromosome 4, ASM3666990v1, whole genome shotgun sequence genome encodes:
- the LOC136913896 gene encoding gamma-aminobutyric acid receptor subunit rho-1-like isoform X1 gives METKAAVVIVLAVALELVCKGEDDIDENYKKSMKEAHSLSVTINKNLENYDRKLRPNAGGKPVMVEVEFKVISFGEIKEVNMEYSMDIFFRQWWKDPRMRHNSSKPFNMAYDPTSLIWTPDTYFWNVKHAKYHRVTRENMRVRISADGEIYFSTRISVVAHCDMDLHMYPMDTQTCELRIESYAHTMDDVDYKWRSGNNKGIEIVSSKMAQFDLLRYETSNDASINSKGSFAKLRAEFKFRRRLDYHMSSVYLPEVILVVLSWCTFFITPSAVPARVSLSITTILTTILLSSTVNSEIPKVSYLKSIDFFMLTSFGFIFSSLVEYIIVLNTSNVFWRKKTKEMNYDTAEEGLDDIVLKLNGSPKKMELSKLRPRKPMERSADAPSTDHWVDKTSRVLFPALFVLFLMIYTVHYKSRIEE, from the exons ATGGAAACCAAAGCAGCGGTTGTCATCGTGTTAGCTGTAGCTCTGGAACTGGTATGCAAAGGAGAGGACGACAT AGATGAAAATTACAAGAAGTCAATGAAAGAAGCTCACAGTCTATCGGTAACGatcaacaaaaatttggagaATTATGATCGAAAGCTCAGACCCAATGCAGGAG GAAAACCAGTAATGGTGGAGGTAGAGTTTAAAGTTATTTCATTTGGCGAGATCAAAGAAGTTAACATG GAGTACAGCATGGACATTTTCTTCCGCCAATGGTGGAAAGATCCACGTATGCGCCATAACTCTTCTAAGCCATTCAATATGGCCTATGACCCTACGAGCCTCATATGGACACCAGATACTTACTTCTGGAACGTAAAGCATGCAAAATATCACCGAGTGACCCGAGAAAACATGCGTGTAAGAATATCGGCGGATGGAGAGATTTACTTTAGTACCAG GATTAGTGTTGTGGCTCACTGTGACATGGATCTACACATGTATCCAATGGATACTCAAACTTGTGAGCTGAGGATCGAGAGTT ACGCTCATACCATGGATGATGTTGACTACAAGTGGAGAAGTGGTAACAATAAGGGAATTGAGATAGTTTCTTCAAAAATGGCTCAATTTGATCTCCTCAGATATGAAACTTCTAATGACGCATCAATAAATAGCAAAG GATCATTTGCAAAGTTAAGAGCAGAGTTCAAGTTTAGACGACGATTGGACTATCATATGTCCTCGGTGTATTTACCGGAAGTGATCCTTGTCGTGTTGTCATGGTGCACATTTTTCATTACACCCTCAGCCGTCCCTGCTAGGGTCTCGCTCAGCATAACAACCATCCTGACCACAATCTTACTCTCTAGCACTGTAAACTCAGAAATTCCAAAG GTAAGTTACTTAAAATCTATCGACTTCTTCATGTTAACTTCATTTGGCTTCATCTTCTCCTCTTTGGTGGAATATATTATCGTGTTGAACACTTCTAATGTCTTCTGGAggaagaagacaaaagaaatgaattatgACACAGCCGAG GAGGGACTAGACGACATCGTTTTGAAATTAAATGGTTCTCCAAAGAAAATGGAACTGAGTAAGTTGAGGCCAAGAAAACCAATGGAGAGGAGCGCAGACGCACCATCTACCGATCACTGGGTCGACAAGACCTCGAGAGTGCTTTTCCCCGCGCTGTTTGTTCTCTTTCTAATGATCTATACCGTTCATTACAAGAGCAGGATAGAAGAATGA
- the LOC136913896 gene encoding gamma-aminobutyric acid receptor subunit beta-3-like isoform X2: METKAAVVIVLAVALELVCKGEDDIDENYKKSMKEAHSLSVTINKNLENYDRKLRPNAGGKPVMVEVEFKVISFGEIKEVNMEYSMDIFFRQWWKDPRMRHNSSKPFNMAYDPTSLIWTPDTYFWNVKHAKYHRVTRENMRVRISADGEIYFSTRISVVAHCDMDLHMYPMDTQTCELRIESYAHTMDDVDYKWRSGNNKGIEIVSSKMAQFDLLRYETSNDASINSKGSFAKLRAEFKFRRRLDYHMSSVYLPEVILVVLSWCTFFITPSAVPARVSLSITTILTTILLSSTVNSEIPKEGLDDIVLKLNGSPKKMELSKLRPRKPMERSADAPSTDHWVDKTSRVLFPALFVLFLMIYTVHYKSRIEE; the protein is encoded by the exons ATGGAAACCAAAGCAGCGGTTGTCATCGTGTTAGCTGTAGCTCTGGAACTGGTATGCAAAGGAGAGGACGACAT AGATGAAAATTACAAGAAGTCAATGAAAGAAGCTCACAGTCTATCGGTAACGatcaacaaaaatttggagaATTATGATCGAAAGCTCAGACCCAATGCAGGAG GAAAACCAGTAATGGTGGAGGTAGAGTTTAAAGTTATTTCATTTGGCGAGATCAAAGAAGTTAACATG GAGTACAGCATGGACATTTTCTTCCGCCAATGGTGGAAAGATCCACGTATGCGCCATAACTCTTCTAAGCCATTCAATATGGCCTATGACCCTACGAGCCTCATATGGACACCAGATACTTACTTCTGGAACGTAAAGCATGCAAAATATCACCGAGTGACCCGAGAAAACATGCGTGTAAGAATATCGGCGGATGGAGAGATTTACTTTAGTACCAG GATTAGTGTTGTGGCTCACTGTGACATGGATCTACACATGTATCCAATGGATACTCAAACTTGTGAGCTGAGGATCGAGAGTT ACGCTCATACCATGGATGATGTTGACTACAAGTGGAGAAGTGGTAACAATAAGGGAATTGAGATAGTTTCTTCAAAAATGGCTCAATTTGATCTCCTCAGATATGAAACTTCTAATGACGCATCAATAAATAGCAAAG GATCATTTGCAAAGTTAAGAGCAGAGTTCAAGTTTAGACGACGATTGGACTATCATATGTCCTCGGTGTATTTACCGGAAGTGATCCTTGTCGTGTTGTCATGGTGCACATTTTTCATTACACCCTCAGCCGTCCCTGCTAGGGTCTCGCTCAGCATAACAACCATCCTGACCACAATCTTACTCTCTAGCACTGTAAACTCAGAAATTCCAAAG GAGGGACTAGACGACATCGTTTTGAAATTAAATGGTTCTCCAAAGAAAATGGAACTGAGTAAGTTGAGGCCAAGAAAACCAATGGAGAGGAGCGCAGACGCACCATCTACCGATCACTGGGTCGACAAGACCTCGAGAGTGCTTTTCCCCGCGCTGTTTGTTCTCTTTCTAATGATCTATACCGTTCATTACAAGAGCAGGATAGAAGAATGA